A region of Massilia sp. KIM DNA encodes the following proteins:
- the infC gene encoding translation initiation factor IF-3: MNYLKGIDIATDKQHRINGEITHPEMRLNGVNNEPLGIVSLAEAFRLAEEANVDLVEIAPNAVPPVCRLMDYGKFKYSEQKKAHEAKLKQKVIQVKEIKFRPGTDEGDYSIKLRNLIKFLEEGDKTKITLRFRGREMAHQDIGMRMLERLRGDLEPYGQVEQFPKLEGRQMIMVVAPKKKK, from the coding sequence ATTAATTACCTCAAAGGAATAGACATAGCTACTGACAAGCAGCATCGCATCAATGGCGAGATCACCCACCCCGAAATGCGTTTGAACGGGGTCAACAACGAGCCGCTGGGCATTGTGAGCCTGGCCGAGGCGTTTCGTCTGGCTGAAGAAGCGAACGTGGACCTGGTGGAGATCGCGCCGAACGCGGTTCCGCCGGTTTGCCGCCTGATGGACTACGGCAAGTTCAAGTATTCGGAGCAGAAGAAAGCCCACGAAGCCAAGCTGAAGCAGAAGGTCATCCAGGTCAAGGAAATCAAGTTCCGTCCGGGCACCGACGAGGGCGATTACAGCATCAAGCTGCGCAACCTCATCAAGTTCCTGGAAGAGGGCGACAAGACCAAGATCACCCTGCGTTTCCGTGGCCGCGAGATGGCGCACCAGGACATCGGCATGCGCATGCTCGAGCGGCTGCGCGGCGACCTGGAGCCTTACGGCCAGGTCGAACAGTTCCCGAAGCTCGAAGGTCGCCAGATGATCATGGTGGTCGCGCCGAAGAAGAAGAAGTAA
- the rpmI gene encoding 50S ribosomal protein L35: MPKMKTKSSAKKRFRVRPGGTVKSGMAFKRHILTKKTTKNKRQLRGTRNINASDVQSVYRMMPSA, from the coding sequence ATGCCAAAAATGAAAACCAAAAGCTCCGCGAAGAAGCGTTTTCGCGTGCGTCCGGGCGGTACCGTCAAGTCGGGCATGGCGTTCAAGCGTCACATCCTGACCAAGAAGACCACCAAGAACAAGCGCCAGCTGCGCGGCACCCGTAACATCAATGCGTCGGACGTCCAAAGCGTCTACCGCATGATGCCCTCTGCTTAA
- the rplT gene encoding 50S ribosomal protein L20, producing the protein MPRVKRGVTARARHKKVLELAKGYRGRRSKVFRIAKQAVMRAGQYAYRDRRNKKRVFRALWITRINAASRSHGMTYSAFMNGLKKSAIELDRKVLADMAVHDKPAFAAIVNTVKAKLAA; encoded by the coding sequence ATGCCTCGAGTAAAACGTGGGGTTACTGCACGTGCCCGTCACAAGAAGGTTCTTGAACTTGCCAAAGGCTACCGTGGCCGTCGCAGCAAGGTATTCCGTATTGCCAAGCAAGCAGTCATGCGCGCTGGCCAGTACGCCTACCGCGACCGCCGCAACAAGAAGCGCGTCTTCCGCGCCCTGTGGATCACCCGTATCAACGCGGCTTCGCGTTCGCACGGCATGACCTACAGCGCATTCATGAACGGCCTGAAGAAGTCCGCGATTGAACTGGACCGTAAAGTCCTGGCCGACATGGCCGTCCACGACAAGCCGGCTTTCGCCGCTATCGTGAACACCGTCAAGGCCAAGCTGGCTGCTTAA
- the pheS gene encoding phenylalanine--tRNA ligase subunit alpha, with translation MNSLEELVVAAQADFAAAADAAALENAKAKYLGKTGQVTDLMKGLGKLDPEQRKAQGALINAAKEKIEQALNQRRDALANAQLEARLNAEAIDVSLPGRGRSKGGIHPVMRTWERVEQIFRSIGFDVADGPEIETDWTNFTALNSPENHPARSMQDTFYIEGQDSSGKPLLLRTHTSPMQVRYARTHTPPIKVIAPGRTYRVDSDATHSPMFHQVEGLWIGEDISFADLKGVYLNFVKAFFETDDLQVRFRPSYFPFTEPSAEIDIAFGSGPLKGRWLEVSGAGQVHPTVVRNFGLDPEKFIGFAFGSGLERLTMLRYGINDLRLFYEGDLRFLKQFN, from the coding sequence ATGAACTCGCTGGAAGAACTCGTCGTCGCGGCCCAGGCTGACTTTGCCGCCGCCGCGGACGCCGCCGCGCTCGAAAATGCAAAAGCCAAGTACCTGGGCAAGACCGGCCAGGTGACCGACCTGATGAAGGGCCTGGGCAAGCTCGATCCCGAGCAGCGCAAGGCGCAGGGCGCACTGATCAATGCCGCAAAAGAAAAAATCGAACAGGCACTGAACCAGCGTCGCGACGCGCTCGCCAACGCCCAGCTGGAAGCCCGCCTGAACGCCGAGGCCATCGACGTGAGCCTGCCGGGCCGCGGCCGCAGCAAGGGTGGCATCCACCCGGTGATGCGCACCTGGGAAAGGGTCGAGCAGATCTTCCGCTCCATCGGCTTCGACGTGGCCGACGGCCCCGAGATCGAAACCGACTGGACCAATTTCACCGCACTGAACAGCCCGGAAAACCACCCGGCGCGTTCGATGCAGGACACCTTCTACATCGAGGGCCAGGACAGCAGCGGCAAGCCGCTGCTGCTGCGCACCCACACCTCGCCGATGCAGGTGCGCTACGCGCGCACCCACACCCCGCCGATCAAGGTGATCGCGCCGGGCCGCACCTACCGCGTCGACAGCGACGCCACCCACTCGCCGATGTTCCACCAGGTCGAAGGCCTGTGGATCGGCGAGGACATCAGCTTTGCCGACCTCAAGGGCGTGTACCTGAACTTCGTCAAGGCCTTCTTCGAGACCGACGACCTGCAGGTGCGTTTCCGTCCCTCCTACTTCCCCTTCACCGAGCCGTCGGCCGAGATCGACATCGCCTTCGGCAGCGGTCCGCTCAAGGGGCGCTGGCTGGAAGTCTCGGGCGCCGGCCAGGTCCATCCGACCGTGGTGCGCAACTTCGGCCTGGATCCGGAAAAATTCATCGGCTTCGCGTTCGGCTCCGGCCTCGAGCGCCTGACGATGCTGCGTTATGGAATCAACGATCTGCGCCTGTTCTATGAAGGCGATCTGCGTTTCCTCAAGCAGTTCAATTAA
- the pheT gene encoding phenylalanine--tRNA ligase subunit beta, with the protein MQFSENWLRSMVDPKMNSDELSHLLTMSGLEVEEVEAVAPPFSNVVVAEVKEVAKHPNADRLNVCQVDVGTGTLLNIVCGAPNVRAGMKAICAKAGAVLPPGADGKPFEIKVGKLRGVESQGMLCSAKELKISEEGSGLMELPEDAPIGANIRDYLGLNDLKFTIKLTPNKADCLSVLGVAREVAALTGSPLHVPTTRAVPVTIADTLPVKVSAPDLCGRFAGRIIRGLNARAATPEWMKRRLERSGQRSVSALVDISNYVMLEVGRPSHVFDLAKIHGGLDVRWGKKGESLKLLNGNTVEVDEWVGVIADDKELESLAGIMGGDSTAVTLDTTDIYLEAAFWWPNAIQGRARRYNFSTDAAHRFERGVDYATIPEHIERITSLIVEICGTAATQVGPLDDQVLALPQRQPVQMRTARAAKVIGVPLTDELVADIFTRLQLPFTLEQGVFSVTAPSYRFDIEIEEDLIEEVARVYGFENIPALPPVAPSAMLIEPENTRSLFAIRHQLADLGYQEVVNMSFVEAQWEQDFAGNEAPIRLQNPIASQMSVMRSNLVGSLVANVRYNVNRKAGRVRAFEVGAVFHRNPAAVDGPLAVAGFDQPKRVAAIAYGPAVDEQWGEKTRAVDFFDLKGDLEALFAPRQLRFVKGEHPALHPGRSALVELDGQRIGFIGELHPRWLQKYDLPQAPVVFEVDAEALRQRIVPSYAEISRFPGATRDLALVVKQNVAAQDVLDTFQAEVAANPGGKIVQAIVLFDEYRGKGLETDEKSLAFRFSLQDTQSTLQDDAVDAIMSAVAEAAKNKLNAKQRA; encoded by the coding sequence ATGCAATTCTCCGAAAACTGGCTCCGTTCCATGGTCGATCCGAAGATGAATTCGGACGAACTGTCGCACCTCCTGACGATGTCCGGCCTCGAAGTGGAAGAGGTCGAAGCCGTCGCGCCGCCGTTCTCGAACGTGGTGGTGGCCGAGGTCAAGGAAGTGGCCAAGCACCCGAACGCCGACCGCCTCAACGTCTGCCAGGTGGACGTCGGCACCGGCACCCTGCTCAACATCGTGTGCGGCGCGCCCAACGTGCGCGCCGGCATGAAGGCGATCTGCGCCAAGGCCGGCGCCGTGCTGCCGCCCGGCGCGGACGGCAAGCCCTTCGAGATCAAGGTCGGCAAGCTGCGCGGCGTGGAATCGCAGGGCATGCTGTGCTCGGCCAAGGAACTCAAGATCTCGGAAGAGGGCAGTGGCCTGATGGAACTGCCGGAAGACGCGCCGATCGGCGCCAACATCCGCGACTACCTCGGCTTGAACGACCTCAAGTTCACCATCAAGCTGACCCCGAACAAGGCCGACTGCCTGTCGGTGCTGGGTGTGGCGCGCGAAGTGGCGGCCCTGACCGGTTCGCCGCTGCACGTGCCGACCACCCGCGCGGTGCCGGTCACCATCGCCGACACGCTGCCGGTGAAGGTCTCGGCGCCCGACCTGTGCGGCCGTTTCGCCGGCCGCATCATCCGCGGCCTGAATGCCCGCGCCGCCACGCCCGAGTGGATGAAGCGCCGCCTGGAGCGCAGCGGCCAGCGCTCGGTGTCGGCCCTGGTCGACATCTCCAACTACGTGATGCTGGAAGTCGGCCGTCCCTCGCACGTGTTCGACCTGGCCAAGATCCACGGCGGCCTGGACGTACGCTGGGGCAAGAAGGGTGAAAGCCTGAAGCTCCTGAACGGCAACACCGTCGAGGTCGACGAATGGGTCGGCGTGATCGCCGACGACAAGGAACTGGAATCGCTGGCCGGCATCATGGGCGGCGACAGCACCGCCGTCACCCTGGACACCACCGACATCTACCTGGAAGCCGCGTTCTGGTGGCCGAACGCCATCCAGGGCCGCGCCCGCCGCTACAATTTCTCGACCGACGCGGCGCACCGCTTCGAGCGCGGCGTCGACTACGCGACGATTCCCGAGCACATCGAGCGCATCACCTCGCTGATCGTGGAAATCTGCGGCACCGCCGCCACCCAGGTCGGCCCGCTGGACGACCAGGTCCTCGCGCTGCCGCAGCGCCAGCCGGTGCAGATGCGCACCGCGCGCGCCGCCAAGGTGATCGGCGTGCCGCTCACCGACGAGCTCGTCGCCGACATCTTCACCCGCCTGCAGTTGCCCTTCACGCTGGAACAGGGCGTGTTCTCGGTCACCGCGCCGAGCTACCGCTTCGACATCGAGATCGAGGAAGACCTGATCGAAGAAGTGGCGCGCGTCTATGGTTTCGAAAACATCCCGGCGCTGCCGCCGGTGGCGCCCTCGGCCATGCTGATCGAGCCGGAAAACACCCGCTCCCTGTTCGCGATCCGCCACCAGCTGGCCGATCTCGGCTACCAGGAAGTGGTCAACATGAGCTTCGTCGAAGCCCAGTGGGAACAGGATTTCGCCGGCAACGAGGCGCCGATCCGCCTGCAGAACCCGATCGCCAGCCAGATGAGCGTGATGCGCTCCAACCTGGTCGGCAGCCTGGTCGCCAACGTGCGCTACAACGTCAACCGCAAGGCCGGCCGCGTGCGCGCCTTCGAAGTCGGCGCGGTGTTCCACCGCAACCCGGCGGCGGTCGACGGTCCGCTGGCGGTGGCCGGTTTCGACCAGCCCAAGCGCGTCGCCGCCATCGCCTACGGCCCGGCCGTGGACGAGCAGTGGGGCGAGAAGACCCGCGCGGTCGACTTCTTCGACCTCAAGGGCGACCTCGAGGCCTTGTTCGCGCCGCGCCAGCTGCGCTTCGTGAAGGGCGAGCATCCGGCCCTGCACCCGGGCCGCAGCGCCTTGGTCGAACTGGATGGCCAGAGGATCGGCTTCATCGGCGAGCTGCACCCGCGCTGGCTGCAGAAATACGACCTGCCCCAGGCTCCGGTCGTGTTCGAGGTCGACGCCGAGGCCCTGCGCCAGCGCATCGTGCCGAGCTATGCCGAGATCTCCCGGTTCCCGGGCGCCACGCGCGACCTGGCCCTGGTGGTCAAGCAGAACGTGGCGGCCCAGGATGTGCTCGACACATTCCAGGCCGAGGTGGCGGCCAACCCTGGCGGCAAGATCGTGCAAGCTATTGTTTTGTTTGACGAATATCGCGGCAAAGGGCTGGAGACGGATGAAAAAAGCCTTGCTTTCCGCTTTAGCTTGCAAGATACTCAATCGACGCTGCAGGACGACGCCGTGGACGCTATCATGAGCGCCGTGGCCGAGGCTGCGAAGAACAAGCTGAACGCGAAGCAGCGCGCTTGA
- a CDS encoding integration host factor subunit alpha — MHVARVRKEAEQALPTLTKAELAELLFEQVGLNKREAKDMVETFFDEIRNALERGEAVKLSGFGNFQLRDKPQRPGRNPKTGEEIPITARRVVTFHASQKLKAMVEEASPSGSPSGSPSGSPGSLARAA, encoded by the coding sequence ATGCACGTGGCGCGTGTGCGGAAGGAAGCGGAACAGGCACTCCCGACCTTGACCAAGGCCGAGCTGGCCGAACTGCTGTTCGAGCAGGTCGGCCTCAACAAGCGCGAGGCCAAGGACATGGTCGAGACCTTCTTCGACGAGATCCGCAATGCGCTTGAACGAGGCGAAGCGGTCAAGCTGTCCGGCTTCGGCAACTTCCAGTTGCGCGACAAGCCGCAGCGGCCGGGTCGCAATCCGAAAACCGGGGAAGAGATCCCCATCACGGCGCGCCGCGTCGTGACTTTCCACGCCAGCCAGAAGCTCAAGGCCATGGTCGAAGAGGCCAGTCCTTCGGGTTCGCCCTCGGGTTCGCCCTCGGGTTCACCCGGCTCGCTGGCTCGCGCCGCCTGA
- a CDS encoding MerR family transcriptional regulator: protein MNDRPNKTEATVLPPIPAKRYFTIGEVSELCGVKPHVLRYWEQEFTQLKPVKRRGNRRYYQHHEVLLIRRIRELLYEQGFTISGARNRLDSRASALAGLEELDLPEPAPSVDTEHLRAELLGILDLLKNGPQPA from the coding sequence ATGAACGACCGTCCGAACAAGACCGAAGCGACCGTGCTGCCGCCGATTCCGGCGAAGCGATATTTCACGATCGGCGAGGTGAGTGAGTTGTGCGGGGTCAAACCCCATGTACTGCGTTACTGGGAGCAGGAATTTACTCAGCTAAAGCCTGTCAAACGCCGTGGAAACCGTCGCTACTACCAGCACCACGAGGTGCTGCTGATACGCCGTATCCGCGAGCTGTTGTACGAGCAGGGCTTCACCATCAGCGGCGCCCGCAATCGTCTCGACAGCCGCGCCAGCGCGCTGGCTGGCCTCGAGGAACTTGACCTGCCGGAACCGGCGCCGAGCGTCGATACCGAGCACCTGCGCGCCGAACTGCTGGGGATTCTCGATCTCCTGAAAAACGGTCCACAGCCGGCCTGA
- a CDS encoding response regulator transcription factor produces MIRVAICDDHQIVRAGFKQIFSSSGEFEVVAEGATGREALDIARREICDVLLLDIAMPDQSGIDILRTIRQGQPNLPVLILSGYPAQQYALNLFKMGANGYLNKECEADELKTAVRTVYQGRRYVSSTVGELLAQSFDRDPNTALHTELSDREFQVFLRLAKGATVSDIGNALSLSIKTVSTYRTRIMEKMGLQSNSDLTYYAMKNNLLD; encoded by the coding sequence ATGATACGCGTTGCCATTTGTGACGATCACCAAATAGTTCGAGCAGGATTCAAGCAGATTTTCTCGTCGTCGGGCGAATTCGAAGTCGTCGCCGAAGGCGCCACCGGCCGCGAGGCCCTCGACATCGCCCGCCGCGAGATCTGCGACGTGCTGCTGCTCGATATCGCGATGCCCGACCAGAGCGGGATCGATATCCTGCGCACCATCCGCCAGGGTCAGCCCAACCTGCCGGTGCTGATCCTGTCCGGCTATCCGGCGCAGCAATACGCGCTCAACCTGTTCAAGATGGGCGCGAACGGCTACCTGAACAAGGAATGCGAGGCGGACGAGCTCAAGACCGCCGTGCGCACCGTCTACCAGGGCCGCCGTTACGTGAGCTCGACCGTCGGCGAACTGCTGGCCCAGAGCTTCGACCGCGATCCGAACACCGCGCTCCACACCGAGCTGTCGGACCGCGAATTCCAGGTCTTCCTGCGCCTGGCCAAGGGCGCGACCGTGTCCGACATCGGCAATGCCCTGTCGCTCTCGATCAAGACCGTGTCCACCTACCGTACCCGCATCATGGAAAAGATGGGTCTGCAGTCCAACAGCGACCTGACCTACTATGCCATGAAGAACAATCTCCTCGATTGA